The Cytobacillus sp. NJ13 sequence GATTGAGGGAAGACATGAAATGCCTCTGGTTATTCGCAAAGGTACCGTACAAGGAGCGCTGATGAACTCGTGAAAGTATTGTTTGCTGTTTCTGAATGTGTTCCATTCGTTAAATCCGGAGGTCTTGCTGACGTAGCTGGTTCTCTCCCGAAAGAACTTGCAAAGCAGGGGACTGACGTACGGGTTATTCTTCCTAAGTATGGTTCCATATCAGATGATTTAAAAAAGAGAATGTCTAAAAAGTGCGAGTTTACAGTTCAGGTAGGCTGGAGAAACCAGTATTGCGGAATTGAAGAACTTGAGCATCAGGGAATCCTATTCTATTTTGTTGATAATGAATACTACTTCAACCGTGAAAAATTATATGGGTATTATGATGATGGAGAGAGGTTTGCCTATTTTAACCGGGCCGTGCTGGATGCTCTTCAGCATATTGATTACTATCCGGATGTCATTCACAGCCATGACTGGCATACTGGGATAATTCCTTTTCTGCTGAGGGTTGAGTATCGTGCGAAAAAGGGGTATGAGTTCATTCGGACAGTCTTCACCATTCATAATCTTCAGTTTCAGGGAATCATGCCGGGGAGTGCTTTAGGGGATCTATTAGGGCTTGACTATAGCCACTTTCATCCAGATAAGCTTGAATTCTTCGGAAATATCAATTTTATGAAGGGCGGACTTGTCGCTGCTGATAAAATTACAACTGTCAGCCCTACCTATAAAGATGAAATTCAAACGAAATATTACGGAGAGAAACTGCATGATTTGCTGAAGCGCAGAGCTTATGATCTGGAAGGAATCTTAAATGGGATTGATGATGAGTTTTATAATCCTCAGAAGGATCCATTTATAAAAGAGAACTACGCCGTTGAAAAGCTTCAGATTAAAAAAGAGAATAAGATGCATCTTCAGAAAAAATTCAGCCTGCCGGTGAAGGAAGAGGTACCGCTAATAGCCATGGTTACGAGGCTGACAAAACAAAAGGGCCTGGACCTTGTTAAATGTGTGTTCCATGAGCTTATGCAGGATGATATTCAAGTCCTTGTTTTGGGGACTGGTGATCCTGAGTTTGAGCAATTTTTCAGGGAGATGGAAGCGGGCTACCCCGATAAGTGC is a genomic window containing:
- the glgA gene encoding glycogen synthase GlgA; this translates as MKVLFAVSECVPFVKSGGLADVAGSLPKELAKQGTDVRVILPKYGSISDDLKKRMSKKCEFTVQVGWRNQYCGIEELEHQGILFYFVDNEYYFNREKLYGYYDDGERFAYFNRAVLDALQHIDYYPDVIHSHDWHTGIIPFLLRVEYRAKKGYEFIRTVFTIHNLQFQGIMPGSALGDLLGLDYSHFHPDKLEFFGNINFMKGGLVAADKITTVSPTYKDEIQTKYYGEKLHDLLKRRAYDLEGILNGIDDEFYNPQKDPFIKENYAVEKLQIKKENKMHLQKKFSLPVKEEVPLIAMVTRLTKQKGLDLVKCVFHELMQDDIQVLVLGTGDPEFEQFFREMEAGYPDKCKAYIGFDEGLAHEFYAGADLFLMPSQFEPCGLGQMIAMRYGSIPIVRETGGLNDTVHSYNEDKGEGNGFSFSHFNAHDMLYTIRRAISFYGDSKIWEQIMKNAMGMDNSWAQSAFKYNQLYAGLVSRSESHVF